tcctgacgctcacctATCTTCATCTGAATTGGATGTGCTTGAATCTGATACGTGGATTGCAAATGTTGTTAAATTAATGAGGATGAGTATAAgtataactttaattttaaagtaaacaacgactccatagctcactttagtcttaccgtgctaaaAATACTCCGAAGCCTGGTCATAAGTATGTCAATTAatcttatgtatgtatgtaccgATAGTTCAGTTCATATCTCCTAAATAAGTTTCTAAATTACACCAAATTCATAATTATATCTtgattaaaactttaacaaaattacTGACAAAAGGTATGCGTTTAATATGTCCACATATAGCATTAGCCTTGATGGCTAGTGAGCGGGTTTAGATTCATAGATAACTGATTAATTATGATTGTCTTGGAACTTTGCTATTTCATAAGTACCCGATTACAGTATACCTATGCAGGAGCTAATTTGTAAACGCCTCGAAAAAGATGTTGTCGTAACTttcgtaaaataattttaatgtaaacaaaatagAGATGGTTTATGAATTTTACGATGTATGTATCTACGGTTATCAAAAATATGGTCTTCCTGGCGTTGTCCCCGCTTtatgccatggctcatgggagggCCACTAAAATTGCGCCAGGGCAACTAAAATCTCAATAATTGAAATTTGagtcataaaaataaactaatataaggcctaaaataaattaaaactaacaaaataaattaaacaataaagttataaactatacaaaactaaactaaaactatctaaaaagcaaaatttctacaaataaaaaatgcgCTCCAGATCTGTGCCGTCGTCGTCCAGTAGGGTGCCAAGAAGGCTGGCGGCGTTACCGCGCTGAACGGCTGAAACAAATATAGGTAACAAATTGAGAGTCATTTGTGACTGTTTCGTATAAATAGTGGATGGtatgatgatattgatgataaataaattatttttatagattatatttttaatttttattaaaaaaaaggtatattaGACTCTTATACGAATCGGAAACTTAATTTCATTCGTTACATTCGTTGAATAAATTGGTTGCAtccaatttaaaataaactgataAATATTGTCTCTATACTTAAGAAACCATCTGTTATCAATCAGTCCACTCCACTCACTACTAGGTTCATGAGTACAAGGGCACTACACAGAATTTGGTCGAATGAACGTTAAATGCCTAATCCTAATCTGAGAGCCAGTTTGTCTTGACATTCGGCCTGGCTAGCAGCTAGTTACCTCACCTCACCTAATACGCTCGACTGTcgtaaatttaaataagtttctGTTTGTTGCAGTGAAAATGGAGACGTTGAATCGGCTAGTGGCGGGTTACCATGACCTGATGGACAACAAAAGTGATCCGAGGGTCAAAGATTGGCCCATGATGTCGTCCCCTCTGCCTACGCTGGCGATATGCCTCACATACGTATTCGTAGTCAAAGTAAGTAAAATACGTCTCATTGGATATACTTCCATTCGTCATGAGTTATAACATAACGATTCTAATAACATAATTATCTATAAATAACCATGATAATACTGTCTCAAGATTTCTTTAATCATGAAATTTTGCCTACTTAAAACTAGAATGTAACTAAAGTAACATTAATGCTTTTATTATTTGCGATGTTAACCTTCGTTGTTCATTTAGAATGCTTAATTCTGgatttttaattaactaaactTTATGACATCTAGAGGAAGGCAATATTTCGTTTTTCTTAATTACCTACCTTTAAGGTTTTAAGAAGCTTAAGTGCAAAAGGCATCTTGAATTAAAGCGATATATGGACACAAATTCCTGCATCAATTCATAGATTAAAAGATACGTGTTTCATTGCTATTTAAAGATAATTAATAAAGCACATCCAGATGTTAAACCGCCGTCACGAATGTGTAACAGTagtcaaacaaaacaaattggTATTCATTGATATTGTAATTGctaaattttagtttataatcgAATTAGGTTAGTAACAATATACACAACTCGTTAAGAATAGTACCTCCTAATTCCTCTAATAAAAAGCTCCGTCATCGTCAACTTGTCATCGTGTCGTCGTTACTAAGTACATACACTAATAAGATACATACAATTAATCTTTTTCGGAGATATATTATCAACATTAATGGGTTCGAATATTTACAAAAGTGTACCAATCATTTGCAGGATATATTAAGTCTACATATAGGTATTTTCGGAGATGGCGCGTCGTTTTGGTTgtcaatttgtatttttataaaaatatggaatTATACATTCGTATCGatacttaaattattaaaatttctcCGTACCACAAATTTTAACTATTAATAAGAGAAACGAATCTAGAGGTTTGCCTTTTTATATTAGCGCTAGAAATTAATACCTAACTAACCATAGACGATTATGATCATTTACAAACGAGTACCGTATAGTAGTAAATGACGCGTAAGTACGGTAGGTATATTGCGTGTATTGCGACAATTATTGATGTTGCGTAATCTGTAAATGAGATTCACTCAACATACAGGGTATTAAATCCTATTAGGTCAGTCAGTAAACATCAAAGATATAAGAGACAAGataactaaatatgtatttaggaACCTTGATGCCGAATTacgaaataaaactttatttataaaatttcgaaagtagttgttttttttttgtatgaaaatgtttcTATTCCTGCTACCCGATTTAGGCTctgtttttgtgtaaaaaccggACAACTGCTGGAAGAAGTAACATAATGGAGGGCATAGTACTTTCATGCCTATGCTACAAAAAAGGAACGTACAACATTATTATTAACTTGGATTAAATACCCCGTATGTACGTACTCAATCGTAGGATGTTCATTATACTTATATGTAATATGTCACTTAAGGATTTAACTAGCAGCTACCTACTACTGTGATCACTTTAGGACTGGACTTAAATACTTAATTCTTGATAAGAAAGAATTAAACAGCGATAAcagtattttaaaaagttttatttatttacaggtagCGGGGCCAAAGTTTATGGAAAACAGGAAACCCTATGAACTCAAACAAGTGCTTATATGGTACAATTTATTTCAAGTGCTCTTCAGTATATGGTTATTTAAGgaggtaattatttttatagttataatgtGTTTGTTATTGCTTGTCCTGACCTTAAGTATACTTAGGTACGTTGCATGTCTGATGCTGCTTAGAAcgtaaatatgtacctactacctagattgtaatattatgacatatttattttttcttttattcggATATGTGATATttggtaataattttaataaagatATATTCTTGAATAGTCAAAAAAGAAATCAACGTTTTATGTAATTACTAATCCAGTTGCTTAATGTTCAAGGGATTCATATTTTAACAGTACATTTGGTGGTACTTTACCGCGTTAATTAGCACATTAGGTACGTAACTATGTCGcaaatttaaaaggccatatgtactgtaaaatgttgtacgatacatgtgcgaataggtaatttgcaactcgtgtcgacttaaaacactattcggtcgtgttttaatttatcgccactagttgcgtatttcctatttttcgaatttgtatcgtaatgtactactaTGCCATTATTCCATAAACTTTTGTGAAATCGGACAAACctttgataatcgtttgtcccatccgtcattttgacatttctgtttgtCAGAAAGAGACAAAACTTAACAGAGGTTTGTAAGAGGTTACTATGTTTTATGAAAAAGTGGTTTAATCCTTAATTCACTTcgataaaattgaaatatttaatgGGCAGTACATATTCCGAGATTCCGAGTTTGACAGCCTAAGTAGTTGCCTAGTTTTGTAGTTATCGACATAAGAATCGTCaaacttttacttttttagaCTTTACtcatattatttatacaattgtaTTTATCTTTGTATTAACttatattgaatgaaataaactttatttattatttatttaaaactttatttattatttattaactactGCCGCTGTTTGCGGTGTGAGTTCAGCGGCACCTGCCGACTTTGAGATTGAAATGACTAAGATGACATTCAAATGGTTAGCAATTATGTAAAATGAGTGaatgatatattgtttttttttttactcacaTATGTCATACCTAAACCTAGATTTTAACATAAGATAGTATATTGAGTTGCATGAAGTCAAGGCAATTTTATGTGAGTATGTGATTaatatttgcatatttttcCCGTGACAGAGCATAGCCAGTGGATGGTTCACGACGTATAGTTTCCGATGCCAGCCTGTAGACTACTCACGGTCACCAATGGCAATGAGGGTAAgcgatattattttttatttaatactcaaTGAGGTCAAATGAAATCTTaccaacaattatttttttgtgtaaattagtTCAGGTTAATTTGATAGCATAGCATAGGCCCAAGCTTTATTAACATAAACTCTCATTGTCATGTTTATTAGCAGACGCTTTACATACCTATTTCATGCTTAATTAAATGTTTTCGCCGGAACTTTTTTGCGTTTTcggcacacgacacgttatttatttatacaccttggtaaaaaaaaaacattactacgaataagtaaagttttattttacagataaaaattgcgagtttactttaaaacctaAATGTCTCTCAGTAGTCTAACCTTTAACATTtttcgggtttaattggcccacggtgtatacttATAAGGGTCAATTAATAAATGAgtttataattatcaaaaaaaaaaattatgttactcCGACTGcagttattttttagggttccgtagccaaatggcaaaaaaacggaacccttgtagattcgtcatgtccgtctgtctgtccgattttaTTGATTCGGGCGTTCAGTCTTCGCTTCAGAAACAGCTTATGCGTGAAAGTGGGTTAAAGTTATGTTACTTTGAAAGGGTATAAGGatattgtaaatatgtatacctaaattGACAGACAAAATAGATGAATGATGACAGACATTATCATTATCAAcctatttaggtatgtatttccATTGTCTTTTGTGGAGTTCCTGTAAGATGAGCCACttgtctaagaaaaaaacgctCATTCATTTACTGTTACATAAgagaataaacataaaaaagatTTAGGTATCTAGTTAGAGTAAGATGTCTATTGTCGGCTACGTTATAGGGAATCGAGAGTAAAACAACAGGTTGTTTGCCTTCAAGTTCGTATGCGTTATTGACACGAACAATGATCAAGTGACCGGCTAATGTATGCGCCTGCATAACATCACCGGTAAATTTGATGAAGTTTATAACCGGAAAACTCAATAGAATCGCCACAGAGTAGGCGTGTATCTACATATTGTTGGTGAGCTGTCAGTAATACGGAAACAGTAATGAGCCCTTGAAGATTGTGAATGGGTAATAGCaatgtcaatttaaaaaaaaatttaggacGAGTGCTGCAAGTAATTGTGCAAAAAAATGCTAAATTACTCGTAATTATGTATAAACTGGATATATAATACTAGATTTACAAAAATGAGTACATTCTTCGTTTGCTATGAATGAAAacatcaccaataattatggtTATAcgattcaatatttatattaattcagCTTATGATATTTAGCTTCATTATTTTCCTTTTTACTAGTGTAATTATTTCACACTTGCCCTTGGTATTAGGTAAACGACATCTTATCTTCTAGTGGAAAACATATACATTCATGCTTATTCTCGCTTGACTCGTGTAATCGTTTTACACTTGTCGATAGAGTAGTTAAGCAAACGAAATTTAATAACCCGCAAATTGCTAATTTACATACACGGTCGTGTATGTATGGCTGATGAGCATCAAAGCCGGACTTCATATCTGTATAATATGGCATCGCTCGGAAAGTGTAAGAAAAGATCCAACACGACagttacttttaattaacaCGTTTGGTTGTGGGGATTTGTGTTTGCTTAGTAACATATGTAGTTTGATAAACTCATTTGAGGCGACGTGACCTGATGATAGGTAGTTTGGATAAATTTATCTATCGATTTTTTTGTATCAAAAACTTAACTCATCAGCACGTCATCAGATATTTTCTATGGCAAATTTTTAAGATGTTTCTTTTGCTGAACTGCTTCGTTTCCATATTCAGTGCCCCAATAAAATCCTCATGCTTAGTTCTACGGAGTTCTTTCTAATGTTAAATAAACGTCGCAATAGGTAGGTAcgtatgtttgagaaaaaaatcatatattcaTATCCtcatgtttaatttgttaattaggAAGTTATTCATGAATCATTATACTAgcgaaattgttattttagttaaataaaatagatactttatatattttaatgataacATGTATGCGTTGGTTGTTTACAGACAGCGTCCGGATGTTGGTGGTACTACTTTTCTAAATTCACGGAGTTTTTCGATACTGTAAGTATTCTACTATTTAGGAGTGTCATAGGCCTAGAATTTTGGGTGCGGATTATAGGGAGAGAACAAAACAATTTATCGATGTTATCGATAATACGATAGTTCTTTTAAAGTCTAAACATCAAACCTCAAACGATGTGTATAAAACTTTCTGATACGCAATTTTTACAAcggtcaaatattaaaaaaaaatcgaactaTCGGAAAGTTTAATCCTTTTAAATTGCTTTATTGATATGAGTATCCATTTTAACAAGTTGACTTCTccgtaattttattaaaattaattaactgCATTGATACAGTAACAGTCTGATTATATcgataaaaaccggccaagagcatgtcgggccacgctcagtgtagggttccgtagttactcttccgtcacaacaagctaaactggagcttaaagtatagtaaattgttaaccaagggatgaaacggtaccgttcacccgaattaaacaaataggcaaatttgcataatcagtacctaattaaagtaagtctttttactatgaagggaaaactttttgcgataactcaaaaacagctaaactgatcatgtccgctatagttttcatttaatgtctttcttaagctctacttccacgatttttttcatattttttggaactatggttcaaaagttagaggggggacacacattttattttctttcggagcgattatctccgaatatattcactttatcaaaaaatgtttcttaaaaacccctattagttttgaaagacctttccaacgataccccacactctagggttgaagcgaaaaaaaaatttcacgacccactttacgtgtaggggaggtaccctaaaaaaaatatatttttagattttattgtacgaatttgttggctttattgatttatatatccatgccgaatttcagctttctagcactaacgaccacggagcaaagcctcggacagacagacagacagacagacagacggacatggcgaaactataagggttcctagttgactacagaaccctaaaaagcgtcTCGCCTTATAATCTATCAATAGCGGCAGCCAAAATTCTGGGCCCTATGATAactattataagttataacataGAACATTGTCTTGGAAATTAGGTACACACCTTATTTATacaagggccacttgcaccaatcctgGGTCCGAACTTCAAACTTTAAcattgtatgtttgtatgtcaCTTTTTTGCACATAAACACTTGTTCCCTATGTTACCCTTAACGTAgaacagacaaaacaaacatgttacgtacaaaggcgaacttatgtCTAAGGGAACTTTTCCGCTTCAACATAGAATTTAGGAAATTTCGaaatttacatacaatacatTGTATTTAAAAGTGCATTAGCTacgtattttgatatgtaaattaaggaGACTGTAGGTCCatttactgctgcttaatctactgATTAATGTTAATGAGTGactgttttttaataaataaataaaaaatacaagcaaaaaaaacaccaacaattataaaatacaaataactgtaaatatcaattcaaactaaagtattataataacttagatattaaaaaagaaatcaaagccatacctaaactaaaattatttagaggtgtaaatgtcTCAATTCGGAATTAAACTTTAACCCagggttaaattgtactggtaactctGGGTTTAACCGGTAAGCCCCGAGTTAGTGAGTAACCCTGGATGGCGCGAGTGACACTAAGCAATAGATAGGTAcattatataaactaaaacatTATACAAACAACACAACAGGCCCAGGGCTGGGAACCAACGTCTTCTTCAATCGCAACCTTGGGAACTGACAGCGGTTAATTTTTCTTTCGGATATAATTGTATCTATTTCAATTTACAATTCACAAATTAGTGTTTcctaacaaaatattaaataaaataattgatttattcCCTAGTCCTATACATACGTTATACGTTAAACTGATATTATGAATATACTTATTTGAAAGAGTTGGAAACAGATTAGAAAATGTTTATACTAgtgcatttaaataaatgtttttatagatttataaaagttataaatgaACACTGCCAAGGTGCACCAACACGAAGGCAAGTTGTTGGCGGTTATGTTTATTTCCGCAACTAATATGGTCACATCGCAGCATTATTTGCATAAGTCTATGAGTCCGATCTAACTAATATTGTAAGAATTTGCTGGATACCTACGTACGCTTCGCTTTGCTTCTTTGAATCGTAGTTGTACATGAGGTTGGTTTTCGAATATATGTATTTGAGTTTAATACACGTTCTTTGAATCTCTATCTAACTTTGAACTAATTCAATCCATTTTCATTTACTTCAGTCTGccaacatatattttataacagaATACTACGTTTTCATGCAACTTGACAAAGCAGTTCAATTAAAATATCTTAATTTTCcatttaattttagtaccaAATTCATAAGAGGCGCAACAGCCCCTGTtttctttacaaataaattcagaatgtAAATTACACTTTATTTATAGAGGAACCAGAATGCCGGGAACAATCTCATTCTTGACCGCTGACAGGTTTCATACCAAGATATTTTTAGACGGATGGTGTCCATAATTTGCACTCAATGCTTGTTACAGATCTTCTTCGTGATGCGAAAGAAGTTTGACCATGTATCCAAGTTACACGTGATCCACCACGGCATCATGCCCATGTCTGTGTGGTTCGGTGTCAAGTTCACACCAGGTatgtaacaaacattttcaatttcaaaaaccaatacaaaagttagaaatatttaaagtaaaacacGTTGCAGCCGTAGGTACcgattgtaaaaatatgttagttattattatttattctttatttatctgTTTTTCTCTTAGGCTaggatttttacaatatgtatataaaagtaaaatataagtaaaaacacttaaaaaacaatacaaaagatataaacacattataaaaaacctaacctagggtgccgccagcagcggggcaaagCCCAAGCTGctggtggtcagggccgcagagagaggactatccgcgccgtgtccaagttcaccgccttctgcatctgacccttgatccaaccacctagcgagagtctctcaaggtgttggtcgagactcttctcTTATCTATGAGATCGTTCGCTGAAAcactattgggacaatgatcgtcgaatcaacatcccacatggcggttatctcgtcagccaagtctaggtacttgctgaacttgtccttctcggctttcacgagattctcatcatgggggatggtgatatcgacgagcacggcccggcgttgcgatcacgatgtcaggcttattggctacaatagtcctgtcagtgataatagatgctgaggggattcagagctagacAGAACAACAGGggatcaccctggaatattcctcgctcaatccttataaaatcctgcgggccagggcggtcatccccgcctcctggttgacgaagaactgtggtccactgcctcatacacgcgcttagaaaggctcttaaagctgtatcaactttatacagctctaagaccctccccagccatgagtgaggcaccgaatcataggccttcttgtagtcaatccaagcggcgGAAGAGGCCCCCCCTTTTCCGtcggatttgttggcaaatggtcatgtctatgaggaggagctctttagtaccacgggacctaaccctacatccattttgagcagtggccaaaatgttattagcgacaatatgcgcgtttattatttatttttaatactcgtaacgatttataaatttatttccgATTtggatttattatatatataacctAAACAGGCCTACTTGGTTGGGGAACTTGTGGGGGAGAGACTAAGTAGAATAAAGTATCTACAGTATTTTATTCCCCAAAGAAGTACTTTTTATGCCTGAGTACGTTGTCGAAGATCTCGAGACTGAATATGCTGTATGATAATTGATAAGATACATAATAAGTAGGAATGTGTAAAAAACATAGTATTTAAAGTTCTTACAACTATTTTCAAAAGACCTAAATTTAAGGACGAAATTAGTGGTATCGGAATTTGAGCACGTGCACAATTAACCACAATCTAAATCACTTTAATCGTAGTATTAAATTCCTTTAAAAATTCCAATTCTAATGTAAACAAGTCTAATTTGGAAAATTTTCAATAATGGTCATGATCATATTTAAACGATCATTCTCCTTTGCCTCTAACGACTGTCATTCTATAGAGCTGTAGGTGtgttatacatttaaataaaggtCATTATACTTTGTTTGGTCAGTTCAGATATACATAAACGAGACTTgagttttaatttgtatttaattaaccTTATTGTATAAAGGCAATACTGATAAGATTGATAAGGGTAAATAAGTTTGCAGTTGTACGTcctgaaattaaaaatacctacccCTCATTTAGCgtcaagaaaaaaataagtacattaATTTTTCGATAATCTTAATCGTACTTACTTATGGTTAAAGagcatttctttaaaaaaaaattttttcataaattttgtggtatttctactcagaataacgagttctttcgatcctaatgggataaaaaaaatgtcccagagtTGTTTTCCTATTGCGTTACCATTTTTCCATAAACTTTGTATGGCGGTTACCAAAatgaaagtttgaaaaatgtatggaaatttcgGGACACATTTTCTCCTACGAGAATGTaaagggctcgcgatcctgactataaactactattatactgtcctataaataacacaaaagtggcaaaaagtCACTTAAAATAGcagaaaaaaagaaacgcttCAAAAGTTCCCACACTGTAACTGTGACAGActgtgaaatgaaaatataattcATAGTGCACCGTGCCGTGAACCCCTCTAGAGGCTAGTCGTATGCTAGTAATACGTGTCGGCACACCCGAGCAACCTAGGCTAGTTACCTTTTAATTGTTAACGGTTAAATTAAATTCAGTGTGATCATAATCAGAGGCCGGAATTTTCGTGGTAGTTTGATTTGTCATTATGGACTTCTCATTTATCAACTTTCGATATACCATATTAAGAAagagtgatctcttccagataacttttAAGTACTTAGTTGAAAATACGAAATAGAGATGTGcaataaaacaatgaaaacttAATAGTTTCACATTAAATTACTCCAGTTCCGTGTTTTTTCCAATTTGGCGCTCAAAGtctgttttattattaacaaatattctaTTAGTTTCTTTATAAAAGAAATATCTAGCctattttttcatattatacgcttaaatcacttattttattgtcaaatatCCTTTAACtattatcattttaatattttgtgttctatattgtatcgatatatgtgtattcgaagtcgataaatgaaaactccctatgacagttcaataatgccacaataattcctGTCTCtggttataattttaaaataaatcctTCATTTGTTGAGTGTATGTCATTAACGTCATTGTAATAAGAAATTATAATATTCGAGTAACTTGATGGGcagtcataatcataatgtcTGCAAAAAAAGCAAATGTGTTCGAAGGCCTCGGACCCCTGGAGCCTCGCTTTGTAATCACGATGTTTGTAGAACGCGGTCGAGGCCCGAACGGATTTTTCTCGAATAAGTATTTTCGGAAACTTACGTAGTTTTGGTATAAACGCAAATTAACTTGTTTAAACATAAGAATTAATAATGCGGGACTTTACAATGGTATGCACATCCAAATTGATATGATATTGCATATACCTATATAGCGACACAAAGTACCTACAAATAGCAAAAAAGCTAGTGACTAAACAATAGAGTAGGTACATACTAATATGTTAGTACttctaaataaatagttttgatCTTTACGAATGATTGAATTTTCTATTCTTCATTCATCCAATTCAAATACCTAGAGTCaaaccaaaataagttggcagcgattttgatagcccagacggtgcacgagTTTGCATAAACGTCAAACTGCTATAGAATTATACCGTTTGCTTGACACTTGCCCCGtttgagctatcaaaatcgctggcaacttatcttggtctgactctattttatacgcattaaataataaatggatAATGTTACGTATATTATAGCGTATTAattgtacaataatataattattattcgtAATTTTTATTAGTAACTAATTGTGCAATAATACGATGTGTCATTTaaatcagattttttaaataaaagaattttacctaaaatgaaaaTTCTTGGAGTAATTTCTAACATTCAATCTTGCAATTTACCTTGCTATCGGTGAGAAAAAAGAACACTAATTTAAAAATTCCGCTGTCATTAGTGTTGATATGATATGACGTCGTTGTGTGCGTGACTCTGGGGCTGATACTTTTATAGTTATGTATATACCCGCTATAATATAAGCTTTACAACAGGATTAATTGACCTATTGGTAACTGCTGATACAACAGTATTACTTCTGATGGAAAGGATTCCATACAGAATACAGATCTTAATATTAATGTTGGTAAAATGCTAGATGGGATAGAGTAAAGCAAAGTATTGCGTTGCCTAATGCCTATgcattaattaaataacatgcgcAATCCAACATTGTTTGACTTATATTGACGTCAAGAAAGGTTTATAATGGGAATCTTACATAACATAATACAAGTCTCCGAGCAATTACAGTCGTATTTAGGATTTAGGAATATTAGTTTAATCTGTGTGATGTCAGTGTGAAAAGCATATTAAATATGCATTTACATAAATAAGCTCTTTAGTGTTAGGTATTAAGATATTTGATTTCCAACCGGTATTGTTTCGGAATATATTAGGCTATTATAATGAAACATCAAAATCGGCTTCAATTGCAAAGTGTTATCTGGTTTTTCGATATGTTTTTACGACCGGTTAGAGCAATACTGGGATTTCCTTGAACGAGTATCCTGTGCTATATAGTTGAGTAATACGTTAAAAACTGCACATTTTTTACGCATAATCCAAAGACATGtgaggagtgtcttttcaaaagggcttatatccactataaacttttttcgggaaatcgagaaaaaacatAAATCCACAGTATTACCGTAAGTTGgcataaattttgttttgacgTTTCATTATCtatctaaataatt
This portion of the Cydia pomonella isolate Wapato2018A chromosome 7, ilCydPomo1, whole genome shotgun sequence genome encodes:
- the LOC133519969 gene encoding elongation of very long chain fatty acids protein 7-like, which encodes METLNRLVAGYHDLMDNKSDPRVKDWPMMSSPLPTLAICLTYVFVVKVAGPKFMENRKPYELKQVLIWYNLFQVLFSIWLFKESIASGWFTTYSFRCQPVDYSRSPMAMRTASGCWWYYFSKFTEFFDTIFFVMRKKFDHVSKLHVIHHGIMPMSVWFGVKFTPGGHSTFFGMLNTFVHIIMYSYYLLAALGPKVQRYLWWKKYLTALQMVQFVLVFFHTFQLLFTECDYPRAFVWWIGMHSVLFYYLFSDFYKQAYLRKEKAKIAKAKVAAEAAKSESKDMMYPLLNGFSNGAALGDVRQRVAGAVAAQ